A window of Clostridia bacterium genomic DNA:
CTAAACTGATTAGATTTAAACCGTAATACATTCATAAATCCCCCTTTCCTGCTTATAGTACAGGATTTATTCAGGAATTCACAGACTGTATTTTTACCATTTTTTATGCTATAATATATATAAGAAAAATATCACATATGGAACCGAAAACAAAAAACCATATTATTTATAGTGAGAAATTGCTCTTTTAAAATCAGCTATTAAGTCGTCTATGTCTTCCAACCCGACGGATACCCTTATCAAGCTATCAGTAATGCCTAACCTTTCCCTTTCTTCACGCGGCATGGCTGCATGCGACATTCTTACAGGATAGGAAACTATGGTTTCGACACCCCCAAGACTCACAGCCACAGCTGCCAATCCGACATTTCTCATAAAGGCCTTTGCAGTATCCACTTCTTTAGTCTTAAATGACAACACCGCACCTGCACCTTCGGCTTGTGAAAAGTGTATATCTCTCCCTTGGTGGCTGTCCAGCCCCGGATAAAATACTTTGCTTACCTCCGGCTGTTTTTCCAGCCACTGTGCCAGTTTAAAAGCATTTTGCTGCTGGTATTCCATTCGCACTTTCAATGTTTTGATGCCTCTCAATAACAACCAGGAATCCTGTGGCCCTAAAACAGCACCAAACCCATTCTGTATGGAGTAAACCTTTTGTGAAAGATCTTCACCCTTTACAACTACAAGCCCGCCTACAACATCACTATGACCACCCAGAAACTTGGTCGCGCTGTGGATTACTATATCTGCTCCCAGCTCTATCGGCCTTTGAAGGTATGGGGACATAAAAGTATTATCAACAATAACCAATAGCCCCTTTTCCTTTGCCAGTTTGATGGTACCTTTCAAATCTGTTATTTTTAGCAAAGGATTAGAAGGTGTTTCCAGAAAAACAGCCTTGGTATTCTTCTTAATATAGCTTTCGATCTGATTGAGGTCACCCGAATCCACAAAAGTACTATCTATTGAAAATCTGTTAAATATCTTTGTTGCAGCCCTGAAAGTTCCTCCATAGACATCTTCACATAATATTATGTGATCACCTGCAGAAAATGTAGAGAGAATTGACGAAGTTGCAGCCATTCCAGAAGCAAAGGCAAAACCCCTGTCACCATCTTCAAGCTTTGCTATCGTATCCTCCAATGCTTTTCTTGTGGGGTTTCCCGATCGCGAGTAATCGTACTCCTGAGGCGTATCCACATCCTCCTGGTGATACGTTGATGCCTGATAAATCGGTATGCTTAAAGCCCCTGTATGTTTATCTATCTCATTGCCATTATGGATTAATCTTGTACCAAACTTCATAATACCATCCTCCTCACGCTAATGCTTGTTCCAGATCATTTATCAAATCTCCGGTATCTTCTATTCCTACCGATAGCCTCAGCAGCTTTTCATCTACCCCGAGTCTTTCTCTCAACTCTTTAGGTATTGCAGAGTGTGTCTGGAGAATAGGATAAGTAATCAGACTTTCAACGCCTCCAAGGCTTTCTGCATATGAGATTACTCTGACCTTTTCCAAAACCCGGCTTATTGTTTCATAATCTTTTACCGTAAAAGAAATCATTGCACCGAAGCCTGAAGACTGTTTTTTAGAAATCTCATATCCCTCATGATCAGTCAAACCTACATAGTGTACTCTTTCAACCGACTTATTTAAGTTCAGCCATTTTGCTATTTCACAAGCATTCTTCTGTTGCTTGTTCAGCCTTACTGCCAGAGTTTTAATTCCCCTCAGTATCAACCAACTGTCAAAAGGTGCCAGCACAGCTCCTACCGACTTTTGTACCAGTTTTATCCTTTCAGCATTTTCATCATCCTTGACTACAATAAAACCCGCAAGAGTATCATTATGTCCTCCCAGATATTTAGTCCCGCTATGTATTACATAATCAGCACCCATATCCATAGGCTTCTGGAAATACGGTGTCAGGAAGGTATTATCAACTATAGTGATCATCTTATGTGATTTTGCGATTTCTACTGCAAACTGAATATCAGTAACCTTCATCATAGGATTTGAGGGCGTTTCTATAAAAATACCCCTTGAATTAGCCTTTACCGCATTCTTCAAATTCTCCTTCACACTTGTATCAATATAAGAGAATTCAAGACCATGTTTTTTACATATCTCCTCGAATAATCTGTAAGTCCCTCCATAGAGGTCATCAGAAACTATGATATGATCTCCTGGAGAAAAAATTTCAAGCAAGGCAGAAATAGCAGCCATACCACTAGAGAAAGCAAAACCCGCTTTTCCATTTTCCAGTACAGCAAGAGTGTTTTCCAGCTCCTCCCTCGTAGGGTTCTGAAGTCTTGAATAATCATAACCCGTAGTCTGGTTTAGACCTGGGTGTCTAAAAGTAGCACTCTGATAAATAGGATAACTGATTGCTCCTGTATACGGATCAAAACCTTTATCCCCATGAACAAGCCTGGTTTCTATATTAAGAGAGCTTTTTCCCATGTATTTATACCTCCTATACCCTGATTTTAACGCTTTGTGCTAATAATAAAATTTATAACTACTCTTTAAAAGGCAAAAACTTTTTTGTATTACAGGAAATAAATTATCTTGGTATAATGCCATAACTATAAGTAAAATTCCCCTGATTTTGTGTTTTGTATGTATTAGTTTTATAGAATTAATTATTATTATTCTTATATATTTACTAAGGTTTTGAATATAAAAAAATATCTTAAAAGACTCTTAATGTGTATATTTTATCTAAAATACTTATTCCAAGTATTCCGATAATTTTTATATAATTATAACAATTTAACAAGTTCTGTCAATACATTTACTGCAAAAAAAATAAATAAGACCTATCGGTGGATAGGCCTTAATTCCGTTAATCATCTATGAAAATGTATTGTTTTATATATCGGGATTCCTACGCTTCTATCTTGAGAGACTCCTCATTTATCTCTGAAATAATACTTTTTAAGGCTTTTACCTCACTTAGATGTAATGTGATTCCTTTTCTCATTTTTTCATGTGCCCCATCCCACTCACGGATATCCAGCTTTGGTTTTCTTTCATTCCAGCTTACAAGGTTGACTTCTTTCCTCCATCCTTCCTGACCTTGTCCAATAACTCCAAAACTCTTTACAATCTGAAACTTTAAGTCTGACATATATGCCTCCTAACCACCAGGTCGTATATACCTGATTTGCTATAATTTACCTTAATTATACGAGAACATATGTTCTGTGTCAATAATTTTATTAAAAATTTTCAATATTTCTGTAAATTAATGTCATTTAAGCATTAAATAAGTATACCTTGCCTACGGAAATCAACTGCCTAATTCGACATTTTCACCATCCTGGAGTGAAACAACTTTTCTATGGGTAAAAGCAAAGAGCGCCACGGACAATATCATTGTAAAGGCTGCCAATGCAAAGAACATCAATATTACATATATCCAACCACCCATTTTTTCAGGGTCTATGAAGGAATAAGTAAAGTATCCGCTCAGTAACCCCCTTACGGTATGAAATACAAAATAGATAAACGGAATAATCAAAGGAAACAGCATATGCCGTTTTTCCATTCTGAAATGCTGTTTAATGATAACATAATCAATCAGTGACATCACAGGGACAACTAAATGATTTACATATGTACAAAACAAATCAAAGTAGTATAAAAATCCAGTAGTCTTTCCCGACTCGTATAAGCCCTTCAGCAATACCAGATAGTCGCTGTGCAGGAAAATAAAATAACAGCTTCCTGTTATAGAAATAGCTACCGTACTCATCAAACCAAATACTTCAAACCCTTGTTTTCTGAGCACATTCCTCTTAGCGGCTGCAAAAAACCAGTAAACCCCCATAATAATATTTGTTTGTATTGTGTAATAAGTCAGTCTATCCCATTTGATACCCGTACTTTCCATGAACATCCGGGGAAATACGGTGATAATAACAAGCACGCACATTAAGTATTGCAAAAAAATGATATACTTTTTATTACTCATTTTACCCTCACAAAATATAAATTTATTTATAATAAATAGGTGAATATCAAAATCGTAATCCGGATATCAATTTCACTTTTTAAAACAGGAACATACAATATCTCTCTTTTTATAATATACTTTTAGAAATCTGTTATTTATACCATACCTGTCGTACCCGCCGGTCCCTCTGTTAAAGATCGACAGTGCCACATCACGCTTCTTCTTCCCCTGAAGGTCTTTTACCCGCTTGTCTTTTAATATCCAGCTGTACATAGCCGTACCCCAATTGATATTAATCTTACCGTCAAGCGGTTTGTTAGGTGTTTTCAAAGTTTTTGAAAGACTGTCGAAATGGGTTTTGCTTATTTGAAAATAACCTTTACTTACACCGTTGGAACACTTTTCGTTAAAATTACTTTCAGTATAAATAAGCGCCAGCATATCAATGTAATCCAGTTTCCTGCTCTTGCAAAAATCCCATAGTACCTTCTGATGCTCCTTTTTAAGAGCGAGTGCTTTGCTGTACCAAAGAGTTTCCTGATTTTCTGCTTTTACCTGCTTATTCTTTTCCGGTGCTGCTATGCTGCTATCTGCAGTATTAGGAGCATATGTAGAAAATTTCTTACAAGCAGCTTTGGTGAGAGGTATTGTATATGATTTTATGATTTCCGGCTTGTTTTTTTGTACAGGCTCATTGTAATAGGCATATACCGGAACTGCAGATAAACTGACCGTTTCAAAAACCAGAATAAAAACAACGCTTAGCAGCCTTATCCTTTTTGCCATTTCACACCTCTATTACTAAGTATATGAATAACATCACGGATATTATATCAATAAACCAGCGTTTTCGGAAAGCATTTCCTTTGAATTCTTTTTCAGAGTATCATATCCGATTAAGCCTGTGATTACAGAAATCAGGTTCATACTTTATAAAAGTAATTAATAATTGCTGCTAATGCTATGGTTAAAGCAAGTATAGCATTTATAACCACAAAATTCTTAACTGCCGATACAAAAGTATCCTTTTTTGCCTGTTTTTCATAAAAGACCTTTATATGCCTGTTTACAGGAACAAAGGTGATAAGTACAATCACCGAAACAAATGGCGCAACTCTTAAAAGCAATAAAATGATCAAATCTATATATACAAGGTAGTAGGATATTTTGTAGACTTTCAGAGCGTTAGCTTTCCCAATGTATATGGGCAGGGTATATCTCTTGTTTTCTATATCATCCTCTATATCACATATGTTATTAGCGAGCATAATATTTGCTATACCGATAACAGCAGGCACCGATATTAAGAATACATAAAGCACTTCAAGGATATCAATTTTCATATTCAGGATTCCGTTTTGCAGGACAATATTTATCAAATCTTTATCAAAGACATGAATATATACAGCAATATAAGGAATAAAAAAACCCATAAACCCACCCGATAATATCTCTCCAAAAGGAGTACGGGATATCGGGACTGGCCCGAAAGAGTAGAGAATGCCTGTTGCAAAAGATATAGCTCCCAGGATAAGGACCACAATATTTGTATTCAGGTATAGCATAATGCCAAATGTGGCTGCTACTGATAGTAAGACAATAATAGCAGACAATACCGTAATTTCCTTAAGGTTATACCGGACAATTGCGTTATGGTTTTCGTAACCATATCCTGTTTTTTTACTTGCTCTTTTATAGTCAAGATAATTATTTATTGCTGTTGTAGCCATATCTATGCATAACAGCGACACAAGCATAAAAACAAAGTTTCTTAAATCGAAAGCATCAAATCTATACAGTGCATAAAAAGTTCCAAGTAAAAATGGGATAATACTCGCAACTTTTGTTTGAATCTCAACCAGTTTTAGAAAACTGTGAACAGACATGGTCAATAGCTTCCTTTCCATAATTCAGCCTGTCCAGCCGATCTGCTTTATTCGCAAGTTTCCCTAGCATCCGCTATGTTACTGCAAAAGAAATTCCACCCAACTGGCGCAACGTGTTTTTATAGCCTGTAAATATATGGCCAATAAAACTATAGCATAATTACAATAAAGTATTATATCATAAATGCTTATATATATTCTGATTATTGAGTTGTTTATATTTATTGATATAAACTGTTATAATAAATCGGTATAACGGCTATAAAATATAAAATGCAGTCTCCTCACCGGGAAACTGCATTTTACATAGTATCTTTTATATACTTATTTTATTTATTGATAAGAAAACTTACTTTGCTTGCACTTCTTTCTTAAGCTTGGGAGCTTTAAGCGCTGATATAATTAAAACACCTACAACAGCTGCAATACCTGCAATTATAAACGCAGTTGTGAAAGCTTTTGTCTTGCTCAAATAAGCAACTGTATATGATGAAGCAACAGCTCCAACACCGAACCCAAGAAGGATCATACCATAGATTGTTGCTACATTCTTAGTTCCGAAGAAGTCAGCAGTCAATGCCGGGAATACCCCCAGGAATCCACCGTATGAAAATCCTATTACAGCTATGAAAACGAGCATCAAATACGCTTTTGCGAAAGATACACAAACAATTGAAATTCCGGCAAGAACAAGAAGTACCAATATAGTTTTCTTTCTTCCTAGTTTATCGGATATCCATCCCCAGAATACACGACCAAAGGAGTTACATCCTGTAATTATCATTACTCCGGCAACAGCAGCACCTTTAGTCAATCCACTGTCAGGCTGCAAACCAAGTATTTTAGCCATAGGGATCATCATTGACCCGGCAGCAGTAGCACACATAAGAGCAATAGTTATCATATAAAACTGAGGTGTCTTTAAAACTTCCGAAGGTGTAAAGTTCTGAGCTATTATACCATCCTTTGGTGCAGGTGGTACCCAACCTGCCGGCTTAAACCCTTCGGGTGGGTTTTTGATAAAAAATGAACCTAAAACAGTAACAACAACGAATATAATACCTAATACAGCAAATGTACTTAAAACACCTATTTCCTTTATCAAAGCCTCCGCAACCGGGGTAAATATCAACCCGCCAAATCCAAGTGCCGCAACGATTATTCCTGTTACTAGACCTCTTTTATCCGGGAACCATTTCTGGCATGTCGCAATGGTAGTTGTATAAGCCATTCCCATACCAAAACCACCTAAGATACCATAAGTAAGCCAAAGTAACCATGGAGTTGATTCTGTTGTAAATTGAGCCAGAAAAAATCCTACTCCCATTACTATACCTGCAGCAATAATAACAGGTTTCGGCTGTTTCAATTTGTCCTGAATTCTTCCACCAACCGTGCTACCGAAAGTTAACACGAACAACAGCAATGCATATGCAAGGGTTCCGTGTGTAGCAGGCCAATTAAATAAAGCATTTGGAGTTGCTTTTGTAATGATCAGGTACGATTGGAATACGCTCCATATATAAGCAGTACCCAAACACATCTGAATTGCAATACTTGCGATGACTGGTATCCAGCGATTGGTTTTTGTTGCAGTAGTAGCTACTTTAGTCATTAGATATACTCCTTTTCTCAAATTGGTTATTTTGACATGGTACTCAAAAATTCAGAATAAACTTTATCAAGAGTACTTTTACACTTATGGAACTTAATACAGATCATTTTCTTTGGCTGTATCTGCAAATAGTCCATAAGTATTCTAATGATATTACAATTCTGTCTGTGATACAATCATGTTTATAAACAGAATACAAAAGCGTAAAATTATTCACTCTTGTCGAAGAAAAGCGTAAAAATCTGTTATTCCCCATTTGTTAAATTTCATATCAGTATATATAAATAAAACCGGCTGATAAAACAGAGTAATTATACTCAGAAGTCTTATCAGCCGGTATACAGCTAAATGATTATTAACTTGAATATATTTTCAGACTTACAGATTCAGAATCTGCTTGTTTATATTAAGCCTGAAGACGTTTTTCCAAAGCATCCAACTGTGCAGCCAGCTCTTTAGGGAGTTTGCCGCCAAACTTAGCATAATGCTCTCTTACAGATGCAACTTCCTTCATCCACTCATCCTTCTTAACTTTAAGCAATTCTGCCATATCATCAGCACTCACATCAAGACCTGCAGTATCTATTGCATCTTCAGTCGGCATGTAACCGATAGGTGTCTTAACAGCTTTGCCTTGTCCGGAAACTCTTTCTACAACCCACTTGAGTACACGGCTGTTTTCACCGAATCCAGGCCAGAGCCATTTACCGCTGTCATCTTTACGGAACCAGTTTACATAGAATATCTTTGGCAGTTTATCTGCTTCAGTTTTTGTTCCGATATTCAGCCAATGCTGGAGATAATCACATACATTGTATCCTATAAAAGGCAACATTGCGAATGGGTCACGGCGAACCTGACCGATTTTATCGGAAATAGCAGCAGCTGTAATTTCTGACCCCATGATTGAACCCATGAATACACCGTGGTTCCAGTCAAAGCTTTCATGAACCAATGGAATAGTGCTAGGACGACGTCCACCGATCAATATCGCTGAAATAGGTACTCCAGCAGGATCTTCCCACTCAGGAGCAATTACAGGACACTGGTTTGCAGGTGCTGTAAAACGCGCATTTGGATGAGCAGCAGGAGTCTCAGAGCCTGGAGCCCAATCCTTGTTTTTCCAGTCAACGAGGTGATCTGGAGCGTTATATCCTATACCTTCCCACCAAACATCACCATCATCAGTAATACCAACATTTGTGAATATAGTGTTCTTTTCTATACTGCGCATTGCGTTCGGGTTTGAATCCATTGATGTACCTGGAGCAACACCGAAGAAACCTGCTTCCGGATTGATTGCGTAAAGGCGTCCATCTTTTCCGAACTTCATCCATGCTATATCATCACCGATTGTTTCAACTTTCCATCCTGGAATTGTCGGAACAAGCATTGCCAGGTTAGTCTTTCCACAAGCACTCGGGAAAGCACCTGCAATATAGGTTTTATTTCCATTAGGATCTGTCAGACGGAGGATAAGCATATGCTCAGCCAGCCAACCTTCGTCACGAGCCAGAACTGAAGCTATACGGAGAGCAAAACATTTCTTGCCTAAAAGAGCATTTCCACCGTAACCTGAACCATATGACCAGATAGTTCTCTCTTCCGGGAAGTGGCTGATATATTTCTTTTCAATCGGTGCACAAGGCCATTTGGAATCTTTTTGTCCTTCAGCCAAAGGAGCACCTACTGAGTGAAGGCAAGGAACGAAATCACCGTCTTCACCAAGTACTTCAAGTACTTTGCTGCCTATACGTGTCATAATTCTCATGTTAACTACAACATACGGGCTGTCTGACAGCTCAACACCGATTTTGGAAATAGGTGAACCTATAGGTCCCATAGAGAAAGGAATTACATACATTGTTCTTCCCTTCATACAACCCTTGTATAAATCTCTCATAGTTGCCTTTAGTTCATTAGGATCAACCCAGTTATTTGTCGGTCCGGCATCTTCCTGTGCTTTGGAAGCGATATATGTTCTGTCTTCCACACGAGCTACGTCAGATGGGTCACTGTTGAATGCATAACATCCGGGGCGTTTTTCAGGATTTAGCACCTTCGCCATTCCTGCATCCACCATTTCCTTCAGCAGGCGGTCGTTCTCTTCTTGTGAACCGTCACACCAGTATATCTGGTCGGGCTGACACATATCTGCTATTTCTTTTACCCATGCTTGCAATTTCTTGTTTTTTGTACTCATCAAGATTCCCCTTTCAAGTATATTGTTTATGTTATTGCGGTATAGTTATTTCAATATCCCTAAACCAGCAATTCAACATTGGGATAATAATACTTATGTACTTAGTTAATTTTTTCACTATATCGTAACACAAAAATCAAAAAATATCAATAAGCGTTTCACATAAAATGAAAGTTTCAGAATATAAAATTTCATATAGTATGAATAATGATAATTATTATTTCATACTATATGAAAAAATAACAGGCTCAGAAAATCTGCCATCAAAAATGATTTTTACAATATTCCCCATAGATGTGCAAACAAAAGAAAAAAAAGCGATTGGTTTAAACCAATCGCCTTATTACGGTTTACTATATAAATTACTTTTCAACCCCTGTAAAAACGAGAATTGCATCTCTCAAAAAAACAGCAGTTCCGGGTTGTATTTTATCATAATAAGCTCTGAACCTCTCGTCATCTACATACATTTGAGCAAGTCCGGCATGAGCCTCCTTACTGTATTCACTCCAATAATACGTCAGCCATTTCTTATGAAGTTCAGCTGCTTCCTGGGCCAGTTCTCCAGCCGGATCACCACTCTCTAAAGCATCAGTGAGTACCTCCATGAGTTTTGCTTCGATGCTTGTTACTTCATCATATTCTTCCTGAGTCATATTCATCATTTTTTTATTTGATTTTTCTACTGCATCGCTGCCATACCTTTCTCTGATCTCTTTACCATACTTATTCTCATTCTCTTCGATCATTTTTTGCTTAAAACCTTCAAATTTTTCTTTATCAGTCATTTTCATTCTCCCTTCCGTTAAGGCTATGGTCTTGTCTACATTAGCTATTAACGTATCAATTTGCTTTCTTTTCTCAAGGAGCTTTTCACGATGTTCTCTAAGTGCTTTTGCCCCATTAAAGGAAGGTGCCGTCACTATATCCTTAATACTGTCCAGACTGACACCCAATTCTCTGTAAAACAGTATCTGCTGCAGTCTGTCTACTTCTGCCTGACCATAAATCCGATACCCTGACGAACTGATCCTTGCCGGCTTAAGAATCCCTATTTCATCATAATATCTGAGTGTTCTGGTACTGACACCTGCCAGACTCCCCAACTTCTGCACTGTATACTCCATTCGCTTGCCTCCTTACAAAATAACTATACACCTTAACGTAACGTCAATGTCAACAACTATTTTCACACTTTTTCATACAATAAATAAGCCGTATTAGAAAATATTATACTCTTATACGGCTTATTTATTGTATTTAATTTTATTCCCTGTGTCCACCTTCACCTATAACGATAGGCTTTGTAAAATATGTATTCCTGATATCCTGTGCCTGCTCTTTCCATGCTTCGATACCAATCCGTTTCATCATGCACAAATTATAAAGTTTGATATTTTGAGGATATTTTGCTGCTCCGTCAGCCAATGGCATTAAGTAATCACATGGAAAAGTGCTGCAATTAAAACAGTAATCCACTTTCTTTTCTTGAATACACTCCAGTGTCTTGCAGCTTTTTCCCTGAATCTTTAGAAACAGGCATATGTTTCCATCTATGCATCCCTTGCAGCTTATCTGCTCCTTTGGAATTTTTGTCAGGGAAGATAATCTTTCCTGCATGGCTTCAGTCACATTATCCTCATATACCTCACAATTAAAGCAGTCAATACCGCACGGCGCTACAATTTTCTCCTTCATAACAATGTCCTCCCGATAAATAAAATTTTTGTTTCATTATCTTAGACACCTAAATCTTTGCTATGGTTACAAGATATCTACTATTTCTTTTAGCTGCCGCACAAACTCTTCCTTGGTACTTCGTGGCTCAACATTATACATATAGCCTATTTTTTTCAGTATCGACATATTCTTAAAGTATTCCTTCTTTAGCTCTTCTGCTTTTTGCTGATAGTGTATTACCGGTATTTCAATATTGTTATCCCTCATATACCGGACCCATAGGTAGCACTCACAAGGTTTTTCAGGGTCTATCAAATTACATCGCGCCTGTAGTAATTCTTTCAGCTTTTGCCGCCCACGGTATAATGTAATCTTTACATTGCTTTCAGAAATCCCCATTACTTCTGCAATTTCCTTAATCTTGAGATTTAAACAGGTTTTCAGCAGAAAACATACCCTTTGATTTTTGGGCACACATTTCAAAAAAGCCTGCAAACACTTTTCACGCATCTCTTCTATAATAATATTGTCATTAAAGTCAGGCTCATAGCTAAGGCTTTCAAAAAATTCGGCCTCACTTATCCCCCGGTATTCTGTTATCCTCTGCAGAGGAAGTTTGTCAATAGTTTCAAAGAAGCGGTGGCTCTCATTGATTACAATTCTATAGAGCCAGGTATACATATGAGATTTCCCTTCAAACTTGTGCAGATTTTTATAAGCTTTAAGATAGGCATTCTGTAGAACATCCTCAGCGTTATGATGATTTCCGGTCATTCTATATGCACATGCATAAAGGAGATGATATTTATTTTGAAAGAGTTCCTCTAATTCAGTATTCACTATTACACCTTCACTTCACTTATTCAATAACTGCTACTTGTGTAGATACAAAACATTTTGACACAGGTCAGTATAAATCTATAAATATGATTACTTGAATGGGACCAATTATTTATTTAAAATCAAACAATCCCCGTTGATTCTTTCTCATTCTGAAGTTAATAAAATACTCCTTCTTATCAATCTGAAAATATATGTTATTATTTAAAAGATGACCTAAACTCTGTCCTGGGGACATACCAAACGAATGCGCCGGATAGACACGCACATGTGACGGAACAATAGATTTTATTTTCTGAAAACTGTCAAACATTTGCCCGGCAGATCCGCCTCTGGTATTACATACACCGCATCCTTCCGTAAATACCGTATCTCCCGTGAATATCCTGTCCGATAGTAAGTAGCACATTCCTCCCGTGGTATGTCCGGGAGTCAGTATACATGATATTTCCGTCCCGCCAACAGTGATTTCATCTGAATCATCCAACTCATACAGATTTCTGCATCTGAACTTGTAATAATCTATCTCTTTTCTTGACATATAGATATCAGGATTATAAAGGCGGAGCAGCGGCTCAACCAGATTGATGTGATCAAAGTGTGAATGTGTCAATAAAACAGCATCCAATTGTGCTTCTGACTGATTAAGCCTATCTGTAATTTTATTCAGTTCCCATGCAGGATCAACTAATACAGCTGTCCTTGTTGTCTTATCAACAACGGTATAGCAATAGTTATAAATCCCCAGAGAAAAAGTTTTTATCTGATATGCTTCATAGCTTGTTACCATAAAACTTAATACCACCTATCATTTACATTTTGACAATAGCTCCTTAAGAAGTCCTACTGCCTACCCAATGTAACACACAAATCCTACTTACCATTCCTGCTGAATTACAGATTCAATCCCTGACACTTGTCTATTCAAGGAAATTATTTCTTCTCAGAAAGTATTTATATCTCGGTTAGATATCATATAAATATATTAATTCTTTGTCAACACCCTACATCGTCACGTTTACTTCCAT
This region includes:
- a CDS encoding aminotransferase class V-fold PLP-dependent enzyme, which codes for MKFGTRLIHNGNEIDKHTGALSIPIYQASTYHQEDVDTPQEYDYSRSGNPTRKALEDTIAKLEDGDRGFAFASGMAATSSILSTFSAGDHIILCEDVYGGTFRAATKIFNRFSIDSTFVDSGDLNQIESYIKKNTKAVFLETPSNPLLKITDLKGTIKLAKEKGLLVIVDNTFMSPYLQRPIELGADIVIHSATKFLGGHSDVVGGLVVVKGEDLSQKVYSIQNGFGAVLGPQDSWLLLRGIKTLKVRMEYQQQNAFKLAQWLEKQPEVSKVFYPGLDSHQGRDIHFSQAEGAGAVLSFKTKEVDTAKAFMRNVGLAAVAVSLGGVETIVSYPVRMSHAAMPREERERLGITDSLIRVSVGLEDIDDLIADFKRAISHYK
- a CDS encoding lytic transglycosylase domain-containing protein, which codes for MAKRIRLLSVVFILVFETVSLSAVPVYAYYNEPVQKNKPEIIKSYTIPLTKAACKKFSTYAPNTADSSIAAPEKNKQVKAENQETLWYSKALALKKEHQKVLWDFCKSRKLDYIDMLALIYTESNFNEKCSNGVSKGYFQISKTHFDSLSKTLKTPNKPLDGKININWGTAMYSWILKDKRVKDLQGKKKRDVALSIFNRGTGGYDRYGINNRFLKVYYKKRDIVCSCFKK
- a CDS encoding OFA family MFS transporter — protein: MTKVATTATKTNRWIPVIASIAIQMCLGTAYIWSVFQSYLIITKATPNALFNWPATHGTLAYALLLFVLTFGSTVGGRIQDKLKQPKPVIIAAGIVMGVGFFLAQFTTESTPWLLWLTYGILGGFGMGMAYTTTIATCQKWFPDKRGLVTGIIVAALGFGGLIFTPVAEALIKEIGVLSTFAVLGIIFVVVTVLGSFFIKNPPEGFKPAGWVPPAPKDGIIAQNFTPSEVLKTPQFYMITIALMCATAAGSMMIPMAKILGLQPDSGLTKGAAVAGVMIITGCNSFGRVFWGWISDKLGRKKTILVLLVLAGISIVCVSFAKAYLMLVFIAVIGFSYGGFLGVFPALTADFFGTKNVATIYGMILLGFGVGAVASSYTVAYLSKTKAFTTAFIIAGIAAVVGVLIISALKAPKLKKEVQAK
- a CDS encoding Pr6Pr family membrane protein — protein: MSNKKYIIFLQYLMCVLVIITVFPRMFMESTGIKWDRLTYYTIQTNIIMGVYWFFAAAKRNVLRKQGFEVFGLMSTVAISITGSCYFIFLHSDYLVLLKGLYESGKTTGFLYYFDLFCTYVNHLVVPVMSLIDYVIIKQHFRMEKRHMLFPLIIPFIYFVFHTVRGLLSGYFTYSFIDPEKMGGWIYVILMFFALAAFTMILSVALFAFTHRKVVSLQDGENVELGS
- a CDS encoding PLP-dependent aspartate aminotransferase family protein, with translation MGKSSLNIETRLVHGDKGFDPYTGAISYPIYQSATFRHPGLNQTTGYDYSRLQNPTREELENTLAVLENGKAGFAFSSGMAAISALLEIFSPGDHIIVSDDLYGGTYRLFEEICKKHGLEFSYIDTSVKENLKNAVKANSRGIFIETPSNPMMKVTDIQFAVEIAKSHKMITIVDNTFLTPYFQKPMDMGADYVIHSGTKYLGGHNDTLAGFIVVKDDENAERIKLVQKSVGAVLAPFDSWLILRGIKTLAVRLNKQQKNACEIAKWLNLNKSVERVHYVGLTDHEGYEISKKQSSGFGAMISFTVKDYETISRVLEKVRVISYAESLGGVESLITYPILQTHSAIPKELRERLGVDEKLLRLSVGIEDTGDLINDLEQALA
- a CDS encoding 1,4-dihydroxy-2-naphthoate polyprenyltransferase; its protein translation is MSVHSFLKLVEIQTKVASIIPFLLGTFYALYRFDAFDLRNFVFMLVSLLCIDMATTAINNYLDYKRASKKTGYGYENHNAIVRYNLKEITVLSAIIVLLSVAATFGIMLYLNTNIVVLILGAISFATGILYSFGPVPISRTPFGEILSGGFMGFFIPYIAVYIHVFDKDLINIVLQNGILNMKIDILEVLYVFLISVPAVIGIANIMLANNICDIEDDIENKRYTLPIYIGKANALKVYKISYYLVYIDLIILLLLRVAPFVSVIVLITFVPVNRHIKVFYEKQAKKDTFVSAVKNFVVINAILALTIALAAIINYFYKV
- a CDS encoding PC4/YdbC family ssDNA-binding protein; translation: MSDLKFQIVKSFGVIGQGQEGWRKEVNLVSWNERKPKLDIREWDGAHEKMRKGITLHLSEVKALKSIISEINEESLKIEA